In the genome of Massilia sp. UMI-21, the window AGCCAATGAAACGGTCAGGACGCCGGCGATTGCCGTCAGCGGCCTGTCGAAGCGGGTGGCGGACGCCAGTGGCGAGCTCACCATCCTGCAAAACATCGATTTTACCGTGCAACCGGCCGAGACGCTCGCGCTTGTCGGCGCTTCCGGCTCCGGCAAGTCGACACTGCTGGGCCTGCTTGCCGGCCTCGACACGCCCTCGAGCGGCACCGTGGTGCTCGATGGCACCGATATCTTCGCGCTCGACGAGGACGGCCGCGCCGCTTTCCGCAAGGCGAAACTGGGCTTCGTGTTCCAGTCTTTCCAGTTGCTGGCCCACCTGAATGCGCTGGAAAACGTGATGTTGCCGCTGGAACTGCGCGGCGACAAGGAGGCACGGGCAAAAGCCGAGGCCATGCTGGGCCGGGTAGGCCTGTCGAGCCGCCTGCGTCACTATCCCAAATACCTGTCCGGCGGCGAGCAGCAGCGCGTCGCACTGGCGCGCGCTTTTGTCACCGAGCCGCCGCTGCTGTTCGCGGACGAGCCGACCGGCAGCCTCGATGCCGCTACCGGCGAATCGATTATTCAGTTGATGTTCGAGCTGAACCGCGAGCGCGGGTCGACCCTGGTGCTGGTGACGCACGACCCGGCGATGGCGGCTCGCTGTGGGCGCACGCTCACCATCGCTGCCGGGCGCCTGGCCTGAGCGAATTCGCTAAGGTGGTTCGGAGCGCGTAGCCGGCTGCGCGTTCAAGCAGCGTGTGAGTGGACGAGTCGCGTCTGTTCACCGTGTATTTGAACGCGCGGGCGGCGAAGCCGCCCACCCTACGTCAAACCTTTTCATTAACTAGCTTGTTCACCACCGCGCGCGCCGCCGCCGGCAGTTCGCCGGCCGTCATGCCGATCGGGCCGACGCCGTGGGCCACCAGCAGGTCGGCCGCGGCGCCATGGATCCAGGCGCCGCCGGCGGCCGCTTCCCAGGCCGGCCAGCCTTGTCCCAGGAGTGCCCCGCAAATCCCCGACAGCACGTCGCCGCTGCCCGCCGTGGCCAGGCCCGCATTGCCGGTCGGGTTGACCAGGAGGGCGCCGTCCGGGCGGGCGACGATCGATCCCGATCCTTTCAGGATGACCACGGCATTGCTGCGCAGCGCCAGTTCGCGCGCGGCTGCCAGGCGGTCAGACTGGATCACCGCGGCCGTCATGCCCAGCAGGCGCGCGGCTTCGAGCGGATGCGGGGTGAGTACCGACGGCGCCTTGCGCGCGGCCAGCCGCCCCAGCAGCTCCGGACTGGCGCCGATCAGGTTGATGGCGTCGGCATCGATCACCAGCGGGCTGTCGCTGTCCAGCGCCTTCGCCAGCAGGCGCATCGCGGCGGCCGAGCCGCCCATGCCGGGGCCGATCACCAGGGTGCGGCGCGCGAAGTCAAGGTTGGCGGCAAGGCGGAACATGATCTCGGGCTGGACGCTGTCGTAGGCCGGCCCGGCGTCCAGCATGGCGACGAAAGTGCGCCCCGCGCCCGCATGCATGGCGCCGCGCGCGGCCAGCACCGGCGCGCCGGCCATGCCGTGGGCGCCGCCGATGATGGCGACGTCGCCGAAACTGCCCTTGTGGGTGTTCTGGCGGCGCGCGCGCAGGTGCTGCGCGAACGCCTCGGCCGTGCCGAGGCGGGCCGCGGGGGCGGGCAGCAGCGCGGGGTCGACGCCGAGCGGCTCGACCCGCACCTGGCCCGCATGGTCGCGCCCATCGGCCGTGTGCAGCCCGGGTTTGTCGCCCAGGAAGCTGATGGTGTGGGTGGCGCGCACCGCGACGCCGTCGGGGCCGACGACGGCGCCGGTGTCGGCATCCAGGCCGCTGGGTACGTCCAGCGCCAGCACCGGGCAGCGCAGGCTGTCGAGCGCGGCCACCAGCTCGCGGTACTCGCCCGCCAGGGGGCGGGTCAGCCCGATGCCGAACAGGCCGTCCACCACCAGGCCCCATTGCGCGTCCGGCGGCAGCATGTCGATGAAGCCGACCGTGCCGGCACGCGCGCGTTCGTGGGCGCTCGCGGCTTCGTCGGTGGTCTCGTGCTGGCCCGGCGGGTAGAGCACGGTGGCGTCGACGCCGGCATCGGCCAGCACGGCCGCCATCTCCAGCGCGTCGCCGCCATTGTTGCCCGGGCCGGCCAGCAGCAGCACCGGCAGGTCGCGCTTCTCGCCCAGCAGTTCGAGCGCGAAGCGGGCCGCGGCTTCGCCGGCGCGCCGCATCAGGGTGCCGGGCGGCAGCCCGGCACAGGCCCCGGCGTCGATCTCGCGCAGTTGCGCGACGGTGTACAGGGCCTGCTGTGGTGGGGTTCGCTTGGTGTCCATGATCGTATTGTCATCCATTTTTGCGAAAGCCGGTGCGCGCCCGGACTACAATAGGCGTTTCGAGTCACGCGGCAGGGAGTCATGCATGGACTGGCAGTTCTGGATCGATCGAGGCGGCACCTTCACCGACATCGTGGCGCGCAGGCCCGACGGGCAACTGGTCACCCACAAGCTGCTCTCCGAGAACCCCGAGCAGTACCGTGACGCGGCCGTGGCCGGCATCCGCCACCTGCTCGGCGTGGCGAGCGGCGCGCCGGTTCCTGCGGGACGGGTAGAGGCGGTCAAGATGGGTACCACGGTCGCCACCAATGCGCTGCTCGAACGCAAGGGCGAGGCGACCCTGCTGGCGATCACCCGGGGTTTCCGCGACGCGCTGCGCATCGCCTACCAGAACCGTCCGCGCCTGTTCGACCGCCACATCGTGCTGCCGGAACTGCTGTACGCGGAAGTGGTCGAGATCGACGAGCGCATCGGCGCGCACGGCGACATCGTGCAGCCGCTCGACGAAGCCGCCGCCCGCGCGCAGCTTCAGCAGGCCTACACGGGCGGCCTGCGTTCGATCGCCATCGTCTTCATGCACGGCTACCGCTACACGGCGCACGAGGCCGCGGTCGCCCGCATCGCACGCGAGATCGGCTTCACCCAGGTGTCCAGCTCGCACGAGGTCAGCCCGCTCATGAAGCTGGTGGCGCGCGGCGACACCACCGTGGTCGACGCCTACCTGTCGCCGATCTTGCGCCGCTACGTCGACCAGGTCGCCGGCGAGCTGCCGGGCGTGAACCTGCAGTTCATGCAGTCCAGCGGCGGGCTGACCGATGCGCGCGCCTTCCAGGGCAAGGACAGCATCCTGTCCGGGCCGGCCGGCGGCATCGTCGGCATGGTGCGCGCCAGCCGCCTGGCCGGCTTCGAGCGCGTGATCGGCTTCGACATGGGCGGCACCTCGACCGACGTGTCGCATTTCGCGGGCGAGCATGACTCGGATTATGAGCGGGTGTTCGAAACCCAGGTGGCCGGCGTGCGCATGCGCGCGCCGATGATGAGCATCCATACGGTGGCGGCGGGCGGCGGCTCGATCCTGCACTTCGACGGCGCCCGCTACCGCGTCGGGCCGGACAGCGCCGGCGCCAACCCTGGCCCGGCCAGCTACCGCCGCGGCGGTCCGCTGGCGGTCACCGACTGCAACCTCATGCTGGGCAAGATCCAGCCCCGGCATTTTCCGCGCCTGTTCGGCGCAGGCGGCGACCAGCCACTCGACCTGGAGGCGGTGCGCGCCGGCTTCGCCGCGATGGCCGAACAGATCGGCGCGGCCACCGCCAGCACGCCCGCGCCCGAGGAAGTGGCCGAGGGCTTCATCGAGATCGCGGTCGGCAACATGGCCAATGCGATCAAGCAGATCTCGGTGCAGCGCGGCCACGACGTGACCGACTACGCGCTCACCAGCTTCGGCGGCGCCGGCGGCCAGCACGCCTGCCTGGTGGCCGACGCACTCGGCATGAAGACGGTGTTCATCCACGCGCTGGCCGGCGTCTTGTCGGCCTACGGCATGGGCCTGGCCGACCAGACCGCGATGCGCGAGCAGGCGGTCGAGCTGCGCCTGCAGGAGGCCGGCAGCGAGGCGCTGGCCGTGCGCCTGGACACGCTCGGCGCCCAGGCGCGCGGCCAGTTGCTGGAGCAGGGCGTCGACCCTGGCCGCATCGAACTGGTGCAACGCGTGCACCTGCGCTACGAGGGTACCGATTCGGCCATCGTGGTGCCGTTCAACGCGGTGGAGGTCATGCAGGCCGCGTTCGAACAGGCATACAAGCGCCGCTATTCCTTCCTGATGCCCGCGCGCGCGCTGGTGGTGGAGGCGGTGTCGGTGGAAGCCATCGGCCGCTCGGACGTACCGCAGGAGTCGGCGGCACTGGCCGGCTCGGGCGGCGCGCAGCCGGCGCCGGATGAAACGGTGCGCATGTTCAGCGGCGGCGCCTGGGTTGACACCGGCGTGTTCCTGCGCGAGGCCGTCAAGCCGGGCGACCAGGTACGCGGGCCGGCCATCATCGCCGAAGCGAATGCCACCACGGTGGTCGAACCGGGCTGGCAGGCCGAGGTCACGCCGCACAATCACCTGGTGCTCAGGCGGGTCGAGGCCTTGCCCGAGCGGCGCGCGATCGGCACCACGGCCGACCCGGTCATGCTCGAGATCTTCAACAAGCTGTTCATGTCGATCGCCGAGCAGATGGGCCTGCGCCTGCAGAACACGGCCTATTCGGTGAACATCAAGGAGCGTCTCGACTTCAGCTGCGCGATTTTCGACGCCGACGGCAACCTGGTGGCCAACGCGCCGCACATGCCGGTGCACCTGGGCTCGATGGGCGAGAGCATCAAGACCGTGATGCGCAAGAACGCGGGGCACATGAAAGCGGGCGACGTCTACGCGCTCAACGACCCCTACAACGGCGGCACCCACTTGCCCGACGTGACCGTGATCTCGCCGGTGTTCGACGAAGCGGGAGAGGAGATCCTGTTCTATGTCGGCTCGCGCGGCCACCACGCCGACATCGGCGGCACCACGCCGGGTTCGATGCCGCCGGATTCGCAGCACATCGAGCAGGAGGGCGTCCTGATCGACAATTTCAAGCTGGTCGATGGCCTGGATGGTGTCCTGCGCGAACCCGAGGCGCGCGCCCTGTTGACCGGGGCGCGCTACCCGGCGCGCAACCCGGACCAGAACATGGCCGACCTGCGCGCCCAGGTGGCGGCCAACCAGAAGGGCGTCGAGGAACTGCACAAGATGGTCGCGCACTTCGGCCTGGACGTGGTGCGCGCCTACATGGGCCACGTGCAGGACAACGCCGAGGAAGCGGTGCGCCGCGTGATCTCGGCGCTGAAGGACGGCCACTACCGCTACGAACTCGACAACGGCGCGCGGATCGAGGTGGCGATCCGGGTCGACCGCGCCAGCCGCAGCGCCGAGGTCGACTTCACCGGCACCTCGGGCCAGTTGCCAAACAATTTCAATGCCCCGTCCAGCGTGTGCATGGCGGCGGTGCTGTACGTGTTCCGCACCCTGGTCGATGACGAGATTCCGCTCAACGGCGGCTGCCTCAAGCCCTTGAGGGTGATCATCCCGCCCGGCTCGATGCTCAACCCGCACTATCCGGCCTCGGTGGTGTCGGGCAACGTCGAGACCTCGACCTGCATCACCAATGCGCTGTATGGCGCGCTGGGCGTGATGGCGGCCAGCCAGGGCACCATGAACAACTTCACCTTCGGCAATGCGCGCTACCAGTACTACGAGACCATCTCGGGCGGCTCGGGTGCGGGCGAAGGTTTCGACGGCACCGACGTGGTCCAGACCAACATGACCAACTCGCGCCTGACCGATCCGGAGATCCTGGAGTTCCGCTTCCCGGTGCGGCTGGAGAGCTACGCCATCCGCCACGGCTCGGGCGGTGCGGGGCGCTGGCACGGCGGCAATGGCGGGGTGCGCAAAGTGCGCTTCCTGGAACCGATGACGGCGGCCATCCTGTCCAACAATCGGATTCACGCGCCGTTCGGGATGGCGGGCGGCGGGCCGGGCGAGCGTGGGCGTAACACGGTGCTGCGGGCCGATGGGACCGTGGAGACCCTGGGCCACATCGGCAAGGTGGGGATGGCGCCGGGCGACGTGTTCGTGATCGAGACGCCGGGTGGTGGTGGCTACGGGGCGCGCTGATCGTGCCGCTATCGCCACTGCTGCTGGTCGGATGCTGCGCTGGGAACGCGGGCCCATGCGTCGGGCACGCCTGCGCAACTGAAACAGTTCGTCGGCAGGACCGCGTCGCTGCCCGCATTCGCGGCGACAGATGTGAACGGGGAGCGCCACCAGACTTCAGGGGAGTCGGCCCGACCTAATCCGGGCTCAAGTTGAAATACCGTACTTGCGCCTGGCCTGTACGAATTCCTCGTCCAGCGCGCCCAGGCGCGGATGCCCGGGGTCGATCGCGCGCAGCCGCTCGATCTGTTCGCCGGCCACTTCGCCCAGCGCATGGTCCCATCCGAGCTCGTTGATCTGGCGCAGGATGCCGCCGGCCACGGCCACCATCACCTGCTGGTTGCCCGGCGCCATATGCAGCGCCTCCAGCAGGGTCTGCACCGCGCCGCGCACGTCGCCCATGTTGCGTTTCTCGTCGGCCACGCCCAGCAGGATCTGGGCCTGGGCGCGCAGCTGCTGGCCCATGCCGTCGGCCAGGTCGGGGCGGCCGGCGCGCACGAAGACGTTCATCGCCTGGTCGGCGCTCACGTGGCTTGATGCGTCGCCCATCACGCTCAGCATGACGGTCGAGGCCTGTTCGTCCATCCGGTGTTCGAGGCAGGCCTGGGCCAGGCCGATCCGCAGGTTCGGCGACAGGCCGCTGCTGGTGCGCGTGGCGCTGACCGCCATGTGCAGCTCGGCCACGGCGGCGCTGATATTGCCCATCTTTTCCTGCAGCAGGGCATTCGAATAGGCCTTGCAGGCATCGACGTCGGGATTGCCGCGCAGCGAACGCTCGAGGTCGCGGATCACGCCGCCGGCGCCGAGCACGTCGCCGCGCGTGACCATCGCCTTGACCAGGTTGACGTGGTCCTCGGGATTGCGGAATTCCGAATAGCGGGCCTTGTTCACGACCTGCTTGAAGGACTTTTCGGCAGCCTCGGCGTCGCCGTTCTCGAGCGCGACTTCGCCCAGCTTGCGCAGGCGGCGTACCATGTGCGGCGAGATCGACACGGCTTCTTCCAGCACCGTCTGCGCCGCGTCCACGGCGCCCAGCTGCTCGTGGCAGCGCGCCAGCAGGTCGTAGGCGGCCATCAGGCGCGGATTGCCCTGCACCAGCGCCGCCAGGCAGTCGCGCGCTTCCTCGAGCCGGCCTTGCGCGACCATGGTGCGCGCCAGGCCCAGGCCGGCCCAGCCCAGCGGTCGCTCGGCCAGCACTTCGCGGTAGATGGCGCCGGCGCGCGCGTGTTCTCCCACCGATACATGCAGCTCGGCCTGCAGGCGCAGGAAGTCGAGCGCATAGCGCGGGTTGGCCAGGGCGGCGCCGGCGCAGGCGCGAATCGCATCCACCGGCTTGCCCTGCGCGGCCAGCTGCCAGACCGGGAGCAGGGCGCCGCGGCGCTCCAGCGCGCGCTTGATGCGGGTGCTCAGCGTCTCGACCGTGAACGGCTTGAGCACGTAGTCGGTCGGGGTCAGCTCGGCGGCGCTGACCACCTTGTCGTACACGCCTTCGGAAGTGAGCATGATGAAGATGGTCGACGCGGTGATCAGGCGATGGTGGCGCAGGTCTTCCAGCAGCTGCTGGCCGTCCTGGCCGTCGCCCGCGGGACCGCCCAGGTCGTACTCGCAGAGGATGATGTCGTAGCTGCGCTTGGCGAGCTGCTTGACCGCGGCGCCGGCATTGATGGCCGACTCCACCCTGGTGATCCCGGCCTGGTTCAGCATGGTCTGCAGGCTGCCGCGCATGCCCTGGTTGGGATCGACGATCAGCACCGTCAGCTTGGCGTTGTCTTGCATCTCGATTCGGTCTCCGCTAGGTGCCGCGCACCTTGTGATTATGGTCTGCTAACAATACCGATAACTACCCCCAGGATCAAGAAATGTTGGTTCTACAAGATCAAGCCTGCCGGGAATGCAACGCTGCATTGCAACACTGTATAATGGCGGGCTATCTTCCACCCAAGCAGCGACGCTGCATCAACCAACTTCTCAGCCATGTTGATTCTGCCGGGTTCCAACGCCCTTTCCGCCTTCCGTAGCCAACGCCTCCTGTCGCAACTCCAAGCCGTCGCACCATCGATTGCTGCAGTCCAGGCACGCTTCTATCACTTCATCGACAGCAGCGCAGCCTTGAGCGTTGACGACACCGAGCGCCTGTCCGCCATGCTCACCTATGGCGAGCCTGCGCCGGAAACGGTGTTCGAAGGCGTGGCGGAGCAGTTCTTCGTCCTGCCGCGCCTGGGCACGATCTCGCCGTGGGCCTCGAAGGCCACCGACATCGCGCACAACTGCGGCATGGCGCATGTGCACCGCATCGAGCGCGGCGTGGGTTACACCGTGGTGCTCAAGGGCGGCCTGCTCGGCACCGGCATCGGCGCCCCCAGGAAGCTGGGCGAGCAGGAGCTGCAGCTGGTCGCCGCGCTGCTGCACGACCGCATGACCGAGTCGGTGCTGCGCAGCGCCGACGACGCCCAGCGCCTGTTCGACGAACTCGAAGGGCGTTCGCTGGAAACGGTGGATGTGCTCAAGCAGGGCCGCGAGGCCCTGGTGCGCGCCAACCTTGAACTGGGCCTGGCGATGTCGGCCGACGAGATCGACTACCTGCACGAGGCATTCACCAAGGCGCAGCGCAACCCGACCGACGTCGAACTGATGATGTTCGCGCAGGCCAACAGCGAACACTGCCGCCACAAGATCTTCAACGCCGACTGGATCATCGACGGCGTCAGGCAGGACAAGTCGCTGTTCGGCATGATCAAGAACACCCACCAGCTGAACCCGCGCGGCACCGTGGTCGCCTACAGCGACAACTCCTCGATCATCGAGGGTGCGACGGTGACCCGCTTCTTCCCGCGCCAGGCTGGTGAACATGCGCATGAATACGGCACCTCGACGGAACTGGTGCACACCCTGATGAAGGTCGAGACCCACAACCACCCGACCGCGATTTCGCCGTTCCCGGGCGCCTCGACCGGCGCCGGCGGCGAGATCCGCGACGAGGGTGCGACCGGCCGCGGCGCCAAGCCGAAGGCCGGCCTGACCGGCTTCACGGTCTCGAACCTGCTGTTGCCGGACGCCCGGCGTCCGTGGGAGAACGCCAGCGATGTCACCAAGGGTGAGGCGGGCCGCACGGATGCCGTGTACGGCAAGCCGGAGCGCATCGCCTCGCCGCTGCAGATCATGATCGACGGCCCGATCGGCGGCGCCGCCTTCAGCAACGAATTCGGGCGCCCGGTGCTGGGCGGTTACTTCCGTACCTACGAGCAGAACGTCGGCGCGGCCGGCGGCGAGGGTAGCGTGTATGGCTACCACAAGCCGATCATGATCGCCGGCGGCATCGGCAGCATCTCGGCCGCGCACACCCACAAGGACGAGATCCCGGTGGGCAGCCTGCTGATCCAGCTGGGCGGTCCGGGCATGCGCATCGGCATGGGCGGTTCGGCCGCTTCGTCGATGGCGACCGGTACCAACACCGCCGACCTCGACTTCGACTCGGTCCAGCGCGGCAACCCGGAAATGGAACGCCGGGCCCAGGAAGTGATCAACGGCTGCTGGCAGATGGGCGCGGACAATCCGATCATCTCGATCCACGACGTGGGCGCGGGTGGCCTGTCGAATGCCTTCCCGGAAATCGTCAACGACGCCAAGCGCGGCGCGCTGTTCGACCTGCGCAAGGTGCCGCTCGAAGAGTCCGGCATGGCGCCGAAGGAAATTTGGTCAAATGAGTCGCAAGAGCGATATGTGTTGGCGATTGCGCCAATGGACCTTGATAAATTTGCATCCCTGTGCGAGCGCGAGCGCTGCCCGTATGCCGTGGTCGGCACCGCGACCGAGGAGCGCCAGCTGCGCGTGGTCGATCCGGAGGCGAACAACTATCCGGTCGACATGCCGATGGACGTCCTGCTCGGCAAGCCGCCCAAGATGCTGCGCGAGGTCGAGCATGTGCAGTACAGTTTCCCGGCCATCGACCTGACCGGCATCGAACTGGCCGACGCCGCGCGCCGGGTGCTGCTCAATCCGACCGTGGCCGACAAGTCCTTCCTGATCACCATCGGCGACCGCAGCGTGGGCGGCATGACCGCGCGCGA includes:
- a CDS encoding response regulator, whose protein sequence is MQDNAKLTVLIVDPNQGMRGSLQTMLNQAGITRVESAINAGAAVKQLAKRSYDIILCEYDLGGPAGDGQDGQQLLEDLRHHRLITASTIFIMLTSEGVYDKVVSAAELTPTDYVLKPFTVETLSTRIKRALERRGALLPVWQLAAQGKPVDAIRACAGAALANPRYALDFLRLQAELHVSVGEHARAGAIYREVLAERPLGWAGLGLARTMVAQGRLEEARDCLAALVQGNPRLMAAYDLLARCHEQLGAVDAAQTVLEEAVSISPHMVRRLRKLGEVALENGDAEAAEKSFKQVVNKARYSEFRNPEDHVNLVKAMVTRGDVLGAGGVIRDLERSLRGNPDVDACKAYSNALLQEKMGNISAAVAELHMAVSATRTSSGLSPNLRIGLAQACLEHRMDEQASTVMLSVMGDASSHVSADQAMNVFVRAGRPDLADGMGQQLRAQAQILLGVADEKRNMGDVRGAVQTLLEALHMAPGNQQVMVAVAGGILRQINELGWDHALGEVAGEQIERLRAIDPGHPRLGALDEEFVQARRKYGIST
- a CDS encoding hydantoinase B/oxoprolinase family protein is translated as MDWQFWIDRGGTFTDIVARRPDGQLVTHKLLSENPEQYRDAAVAGIRHLLGVASGAPVPAGRVEAVKMGTTVATNALLERKGEATLLAITRGFRDALRIAYQNRPRLFDRHIVLPELLYAEVVEIDERIGAHGDIVQPLDEAAARAQLQQAYTGGLRSIAIVFMHGYRYTAHEAAVARIAREIGFTQVSSSHEVSPLMKLVARGDTTVVDAYLSPILRRYVDQVAGELPGVNLQFMQSSGGLTDARAFQGKDSILSGPAGGIVGMVRASRLAGFERVIGFDMGGTSTDVSHFAGEHDSDYERVFETQVAGVRMRAPMMSIHTVAAGGGSILHFDGARYRVGPDSAGANPGPASYRRGGPLAVTDCNLMLGKIQPRHFPRLFGAGGDQPLDLEAVRAGFAAMAEQIGAATASTPAPEEVAEGFIEIAVGNMANAIKQISVQRGHDVTDYALTSFGGAGGQHACLVADALGMKTVFIHALAGVLSAYGMGLADQTAMREQAVELRLQEAGSEALAVRLDTLGAQARGQLLEQGVDPGRIELVQRVHLRYEGTDSAIVVPFNAVEVMQAAFEQAYKRRYSFLMPARALVVEAVSVEAIGRSDVPQESAALAGSGGAQPAPDETVRMFSGGAWVDTGVFLREAVKPGDQVRGPAIIAEANATTVVEPGWQAEVTPHNHLVLRRVEALPERRAIGTTADPVMLEIFNKLFMSIAEQMGLRLQNTAYSVNIKERLDFSCAIFDADGNLVANAPHMPVHLGSMGESIKTVMRKNAGHMKAGDVYALNDPYNGGTHLPDVTVISPVFDEAGEEILFYVGSRGHHADIGGTTPGSMPPDSQHIEQEGVLIDNFKLVDGLDGVLREPEARALLTGARYPARNPDQNMADLRAQVAANQKGVEELHKMVAHFGLDVVRAYMGHVQDNAEEAVRRVISALKDGHYRYELDNGARIEVAIRVDRASRSAEVDFTGTSGQLPNNFNAPSSVCMAAVLYVFRTLVDDEIPLNGGCLKPLRVIIPPGSMLNPHYPASVVSGNVETSTCITNALYGALGVMAASQGTMNNFTFGNARYQYYETISGGSGAGEGFDGTDVVQTNMTNSRLTDPEILEFRFPVRLESYAIRHGSGGAGRWHGGNGGVRKVRFLEPMTAAILSNNRIHAPFGMAGGGPGERGRNTVLRADGTVETLGHIGKVGMAPGDVFVIETPGGGGYGAR
- the purL gene encoding phosphoribosylformylglycinamidine synthase, with product MLILPGSNALSAFRSQRLLSQLQAVAPSIAAVQARFYHFIDSSAALSVDDTERLSAMLTYGEPAPETVFEGVAEQFFVLPRLGTISPWASKATDIAHNCGMAHVHRIERGVGYTVVLKGGLLGTGIGAPRKLGEQELQLVAALLHDRMTESVLRSADDAQRLFDELEGRSLETVDVLKQGREALVRANLELGLAMSADEIDYLHEAFTKAQRNPTDVELMMFAQANSEHCRHKIFNADWIIDGVRQDKSLFGMIKNTHQLNPRGTVVAYSDNSSIIEGATVTRFFPRQAGEHAHEYGTSTELVHTLMKVETHNHPTAISPFPGASTGAGGEIRDEGATGRGAKPKAGLTGFTVSNLLLPDARRPWENASDVTKGEAGRTDAVYGKPERIASPLQIMIDGPIGGAAFSNEFGRPVLGGYFRTYEQNVGAAGGEGSVYGYHKPIMIAGGIGSISAAHTHKDEIPVGSLLIQLGGPGMRIGMGGSAASSMATGTNTADLDFDSVQRGNPEMERRAQEVINGCWQMGADNPIISIHDVGAGGLSNAFPEIVNDAKRGALFDLRKVPLEESGMAPKEIWSNESQERYVLAIAPMDLDKFASLCERERCPYAVVGTATEERQLRVVDPEANNYPVDMPMDVLLGKPPKMLREVEHVQYSFPAIDLTGIELADAARRVLLNPTVADKSFLITIGDRSVGGMTARDQMVGPWQVPVADCAVTTMSYEGFLGEAMAMGERTPLAVIDAAASGRMAVGEAITNIAAAAIAQIGDIKLSANWMAACGQPGQDAALFDTVKAVGMELCPALGISIPVGKDSLSMRTTWKDEGADASVPQKSVTSPVSLIVSGFAPVQDVRRTLTPQLRMDQGDTALVLVDLGRGKNRLGASVLAQVTQQLGDSVPDVDSAQDLKAFFDAIQRLNREGKLLAYHDRSDGGLYAALCEMAFAGRAGVSVNLDILTMEGEHASDWGDAKNWATQVGERRNEMSLRALFSEELGAVLQVRQADKQAVMAVLREGGLGACSHIIGKPNERGVIEFTRDAKLVYSEKRSELHRLWSETSWRIARLRDNPDCADQEYERLLDESDPGISPKLTFDLGDNVAAPFIATGVRPRVAILREQGVNSHIETAWVMHQAGFAAVDVHMSDLIAGRASLADFHGVIAVGGFSYGDVLGAGEGWAKTILFNAQLLDQFAAFFARQDTFGLGVCNGCQMLSNLKSIIPGAHAWPKFTRNKSEQFEARFGMVEVLDSPSIFFDGMAGTQAPLAIAHGEGFADFSLTGDIGAVVQSLRYVDNRGQATERYPFNPNGSPGGLTAVTTEDGRFTAMMPHAERVFRTAVHSWAPSDWTDESPWMRMFRNARKWIG
- a CDS encoding NAD(P)H-hydrate dehydratase, whose translation is MDTKRTPPQQALYTVAQLREIDAGACAGLPPGTLMRRAGEAAARFALELLGEKRDLPVLLLAGPGNNGGDALEMAAVLADAGVDATVLYPPGQHETTDEAASAHERARAGTVGFIDMLPPDAQWGLVVDGLFGIGLTRPLAGEYRELVAALDSLRCPVLALDVPSGLDADTGAVVGPDGVAVRATHTISFLGDKPGLHTADGRDHAGQVRVEPLGVDPALLPAPAARLGTAEAFAQHLRARRQNTHKGSFGDVAIIGGAHGMAGAPVLAARGAMHAGAGRTFVAMLDAGPAYDSVQPEIMFRLAANLDFARRTLVIGPGMGGSAAAMRLLAKALDSDSPLVIDADAINLIGASPELLGRLAARKAPSVLTPHPLEAARLLGMTAAVIQSDRLAAARELALRSNAVVILKGSGSIVARPDGALLVNPTGNAGLATAGSGDVLSGICGALLGQGWPAWEAAAGGAWIHGAAADLLVAHGVGPIGMTAGELPAAARAVVNKLVNEKV
- a CDS encoding ABC transporter ATP-binding protein: MSKRVADASGELTILQNIDFTVQPAETLALVGASGSGKSTLLGLLAGLDTPSSGTVVLDGTDIFALDEDGRAAFRKAKLGFVFQSFQLLAHLNALENVMLPLELRGDKEARAKAEAMLGRVGLSSRLRHYPKYLSGGEQQRVALARAFVTEPPLLFADEPTGSLDAATGESIIQLMFELNRERGSTLVLVTHDPAMAARCGRTLTIAAGRLA